One window of the Blastocatellia bacterium genome contains the following:
- the purK gene encoding 5-(carboxyamino)imidazole ribonucleotide synthase produces the protein MTIIEPGRTIGVLGGGQLGRMLALEAKRMGYRVITLDPEPDSPCGQVADAQIVAPYDDLEAVARLGDRSDVVTYEFENVPATSVQRLEAEGRWVRPSSAVLAITQNRWREKTFVSDLGIGVPAFRAIASIEDGERAAREIGFPAVLKTVSGGYDGKGQALVRTLEEARDALHRLGVPETSRAEPQALWEQWVPFAKEVSMIGVRDERGTVLTYPLVENVHVDNILDTSIVPARVAPSVEEEARRIVRAIGEHLQIIGVYCVEMFLLEDDRLLVNEIAPRPHNSGHYTLDACMVSQFENHARAICGLPIVPPILRSPAVMINLLGDGRGHRLIGVERILEDPRVRLHLYGKKEARPKRKMGHVTVLAEEVTQALELAHRVRQQLRWG, from the coding sequence ATGACGATCATCGAACCCGGGCGCACTATTGGCGTCCTCGGTGGTGGGCAATTGGGGCGCATGCTCGCCCTAGAGGCCAAGCGCATGGGCTATCGCGTGATCACATTGGATCCGGAACCGGACTCGCCTTGCGGTCAGGTCGCCGATGCACAGATCGTGGCTCCCTATGACGATCTGGAGGCTGTCGCGCGACTCGGTGACCGCAGCGATGTCGTGACCTACGAGTTCGAGAACGTGCCAGCGACATCGGTTCAACGGCTCGAAGCGGAGGGCCGATGGGTCCGTCCTTCGAGCGCTGTCCTCGCTATCACGCAAAATCGGTGGCGCGAGAAGACGTTCGTCTCCGACTTGGGCATCGGCGTCCCAGCCTTTCGCGCCATCGCCTCGATCGAGGATGGTGAACGCGCGGCTCGCGAGATCGGATTCCCGGCCGTGCTCAAAACGGTCTCCGGAGGATATGACGGGAAGGGACAAGCCCTCGTCCGAACGCTGGAAGAGGCGCGTGATGCGCTCCACCGCTTGGGCGTGCCCGAGACATCGCGCGCCGAGCCGCAGGCGCTTTGGGAGCAATGGGTGCCCTTTGCCAAAGAGGTGAGCATGATCGGAGTTCGAGATGAACGGGGAACGGTCCTCACGTACCCCTTGGTCGAGAACGTGCACGTGGACAATATCTTGGACACTTCGATCGTCCCCGCTCGGGTCGCTCCATCGGTCGAAGAGGAAGCCCGTCGGATCGTTCGCGCGATCGGCGAGCACCTTCAGATCATCGGCGTCTATTGCGTCGAGATGTTCCTGCTTGAGGACGATCGCCTCCTCGTCAATGAGATCGCCCCACGGCCTCATAATTCTGGGCATTATACGCTCGACGCGTGCATGGTCTCGCAGTTTGAGAACCATGCGCGTGCGATCTGCGGATTGCCGATCGTTCCGCCCATTCTGCGTTCGCCGGCGGTGATGATCAATCTGCTCGGAGATGGGCGTGGTCACCGGTTGATCGGCGTGGAACGGATTTTGGAAGATCCGCGCGTCCGCCTGCATCTCTATGGGAAGAAAGAGGCGCGTCCCAAGCGAAAGATGGGACATGTGACCGTCCTCGCCGAAGAGGTCACCCAGGCGCTCGAGTTAGCTCATCGCGTGCGCCAACAGCTCCGATGGGGATGA
- the purE gene encoding 5-(carboxyamino)imidazole ribonucleotide mutase, giving the protein MSANERQSRPLVGVIMGSRSDWETMRGAVEILRQLDIPHEVRIVSAHRTPDLMFEYAETARARGLEVIIAGAGGAAHLPGMTASKTILPVIGVPVPSRALNGLDSLLSIVQMPAGVPVATVAIGNAKNAGLMAARILAIKYPEIAERLAAYVEAMKNDVLQMTIEEESE; this is encoded by the coding sequence ATGAGTGCAAATGAGCGGCAGAGCCGTCCACTTGTGGGCGTGATCATGGGAAGCCGGTCGGATTGGGAGACAATGCGCGGCGCGGTGGAGATCTTGCGGCAGTTGGATATTCCCCATGAAGTGCGCATCGTCTCGGCGCATCGGACGCCGGATTTGATGTTCGAGTATGCGGAGACGGCGCGGGCGCGAGGGCTGGAGGTCATCATCGCGGGGGCCGGAGGAGCGGCGCATCTGCCAGGCATGACGGCGTCGAAGACGATCTTGCCCGTCATTGGGGTGCCCGTCCCCTCGCGGGCCCTCAATGGGCTCGATTCGTTGCTCTCGATCGTCCAGATGCCGGCTGGCGTGCCGGTAGCGACCGTCGCCATTGGGAACGCGAAGAACGCGGGGTTGATGGCGGCGCGCATCCTGGCCATTAAATATCCGGAGATCGCCGAGCGGCTCGCCGCTTACGTGGAGGCGATGAAGAACGACGTCTTGCAGATGACGATCGAGGAGGAGTCGGAATGA
- a CDS encoding Crp/Fnr family transcriptional regulator produces the protein MLTLNAVWFVTSSAWGADLSRALSAHAWPIDLIRRGLYLYLPEEAGDYVYLVSAGRLRIFRVNPMGEEKTIATLGPNDLFGELRGGPREFVLEAVEDLAVKTVDRRALEEHAMRPATIRLSGEGGDLDLSLPISRLLDTAPRSRLARVLSRLAEEYGVPTLDKRTLVPVKLTARALMEMTGLSEEAVREVLEELLAERVIAFEGGNLLIRYRAELERMTEDAV, from the coding sequence ATGCTCACGCTCAATGCCGTATGGTTTGTGACTTCCAGCGCGTGGGGCGCCGATCTCTCGCGCGCGCTCTCGGCGCACGCGTGGCCCATAGATCTCATTCGACGCGGGCTGTATTTGTATCTTCCCGAGGAAGCGGGCGACTACGTTTATTTGGTGAGCGCCGGACGGCTGCGGATCTTTCGCGTGAATCCGATGGGCGAGGAGAAGACGATCGCAACGCTCGGCCCGAACGACCTCTTCGGCGAACTCCGCGGAGGCCCCCGAGAATTCGTCCTCGAAGCTGTGGAGGATCTGGCGGTGAAGACGGTGGACCGTCGGGCGCTGGAGGAACATGCGATGCGCCCTGCGACAATACGTCTCTCTGGCGAAGGCGGCGACCTGGATCTCTCCCTCCCGATCTCGCGATTGCTCGATACAGCTCCTCGATCGCGCCTGGCTCGCGTGCTGTCACGATTGGCTGAGGAATACGGTGTGCCCACGCTCGATAAACGCACCCTCGTCCCGGTAAAGTTGACGGCTCGCGCTTTGATGGAGATGACTGGACTCTCTGAGGAAGCGGTGCGAGAGGTCCTGGAAGAACTACTCGCCGAGCGCGTGATCGCTTTTGAGGGCGGGAATCTCCTCATCCGCTATCGAGCGGAGCTGGAACGGATGACCGAAGACGCCGTATGA
- the carA gene encoding glutamine-hydrolyzing carbamoyl-phosphate synthase small subunit, whose amino-acid sequence MEAILALEDGTVYRGEAFGAEGERTGEIVFNTSMTGYQEILTDPSYAGQIVVMTYPHIGNYGVNSADIESRRPFVEGFVVREYSRTFSNWRAEASLEDYLKHYGIVGIAEIDTRALVRHIRERGAMRACLSTKTLDAEDAVRRAREAPSMLGLDLASRVTCEHPYVWNEWAAQVDPANDSSSAATARFHVVAYDFGIKFNILRQLAARGCWITVVPAHTSAEDVLALKPDGVFLSNGPGDPEPLTGVVANIRRLIGRLPIFGICLGHQLLGLAFGGRTYKLKFGHRGGNQPVKNLRTGRVEITAHNHGFAVAAETLPPEIEPTHFNLNDGTLEGMRHRELPIFSVQYHPEASPGPHDALYLFDEFIRMMEQHRRER is encoded by the coding sequence ATGGAGGCGATTCTCGCGCTGGAAGATGGCACGGTCTATCGTGGGGAGGCCTTCGGCGCAGAAGGCGAGCGTACAGGGGAGATCGTCTTCAACACCTCGATGACAGGGTATCAGGAGATTTTGACCGATCCTTCCTACGCCGGACAGATTGTCGTCATGACGTATCCGCACATCGGCAATTATGGGGTGAATTCGGCGGATATTGAGTCGCGGCGTCCGTTCGTCGAAGGCTTCGTCGTGCGGGAATATTCTCGGACCTTCAGCAATTGGCGCGCTGAGGCGAGCTTGGAGGATTATCTGAAGCATTACGGCATCGTGGGCATCGCGGAAATTGATACGCGAGCCTTGGTGCGGCACATTCGCGAGCGAGGAGCGATGCGCGCCTGTCTCTCGACGAAGACGCTCGATGCTGAGGACGCAGTGCGGCGGGCTCGCGAGGCTCCTTCGATGCTCGGCCTCGATTTGGCGAGTCGGGTGACGTGCGAGCATCCGTATGTGTGGAACGAATGGGCGGCTCAAGTGGATCCGGCGAACGACTCATCGTCAGCGGCTACGGCGCGCTTCCACGTCGTAGCGTATGATTTTGGCATTAAGTTCAACATCCTGCGGCAACTGGCTGCGCGCGGCTGTTGGATAACAGTCGTGCCGGCGCACACCTCGGCCGAAGATGTGCTGGCCTTGAAGCCCGATGGAGTCTTCCTCTCCAATGGACCGGGTGATCCAGAACCCCTCACTGGCGTCGTGGCGAACATCCGACGCCTGATCGGGCGACTCCCTATCTTCGGCATCTGCTTGGGGCATCAACTGCTCGGGCTCGCCTTCGGCGGACGCACGTATAAGTTGAAGTTTGGCCATCGAGGGGGGAATCAGCCGGTGAAGAATCTTCGAACTGGACGCGTGGAGATCACGGCGCACAATCACGGATTCGCTGTGGCGGCGGAGACGCTTCCGCCGGAGATCGAGCCGACGCACTTCAATCTGAACGACGGGACGCTCGAAGGCATGCGTCATCGGGAACTGCCCATCTTCTCCGTCCAATACCATCCGGAGGCTTCGCCCGGTCCGCACGATGCCCTCTATCTCTTCGACGAATTCATCCGCATGATGGAGCAACACCGGCGCGAACGCTGA
- the lepB gene encoding signal peptidase I, which yields MKTTSETRPPRDVIALGREIRAFLRDLALTVLIAIVIVTFVIQPVRVEGTSMLPRLHDGERIFVNKFIYKFEPIRRGDIVVFWYPNDPSKSFIKRVIGLPGETIAIRRGVVYINGEPLPEPYLDSRLHTREENMPPVYVREHYYFVMGDNRDSSNDSRQWGLVPEKYIYGKAVFRYWPLSNMGRLR from the coding sequence ATGAAGACAACATCGGAGACGCGACCCCCGAGGGATGTGATCGCGCTCGGACGGGAGATTCGCGCTTTCCTGCGGGACCTGGCGCTCACGGTGCTCATCGCGATCGTGATCGTCACGTTCGTGATTCAACCGGTGCGCGTCGAAGGAACGAGTATGTTGCCGCGCTTGCACGATGGCGAGCGCATCTTCGTGAACAAGTTCATCTACAAGTTCGAGCCGATTCGACGCGGCGACATCGTCGTCTTCTGGTATCCGAACGATCCATCCAAGTCATTCATCAAACGGGTGATCGGGCTGCCTGGCGAGACGATCGCCATTCGTCGCGGCGTCGTCTACATCAATGGGGAACCCTTGCCGGAGCCGTATTTGGATTCGCGTCTTCATACGCGCGAGGAGAATATGCCGCCTGTGTACGTGCGCGAGCATTACTATTTCGTCATGGGAGATAACCGCGACTCGAGCAACGACAGCCGGCAGTGGGGGCTCGTGCCGGAGAAGTACATTTACGGGAAGGCCGTCTTCCGCTATTGGCCGCTCAGCAACATGGGGCGACTGCGATAA
- a CDS encoding alkaline phosphatase D family protein: MRNRSRFLPILMFLALEAVVRTFASASPEAARIAHGLEVSGPIVGEVTEDSALLWARANREAILQVEYGTEADLATSQFTEPIRLSSDRDFTAEIPLSELLPHTRYFYRLHVQDPTAPSRAFVSSIGQFLTAPEEDEWAPLAFAYSGDAGEAYQPFRLFDAVRAQRPDFFLFLGDTIYADQGPGPAAKTLAEYRLKYLGNRKDAAFQRLARETSFYVMWDDHEIANNADRTHPRLPIARQAFLEYWPIRREGTDETRLYRSFRWGRAAEIFLLDCRQYRSPQSERDGPSKTMLGAEQKAWLKAALLASPATFKFIATTVPLKYHARDSWEGYRIERQEILNFIRAHRIENVIFLAADVHYAAVLRHAEGVLEVIAGPIAQFPSPIAFVGRRPEVEFTATNMYTYALVRVFPDRGEPRAEISIFNAAGKRLHTMRVP; the protein is encoded by the coding sequence ATGCGAAACCGGTCGCGATTCCTTCCCATCCTCATGTTTCTCGCGTTAGAGGCCGTGGTCCGAACGTTCGCTTCCGCCTCTCCGGAGGCGGCGCGCATCGCTCACGGATTGGAAGTGAGCGGACCGATCGTGGGTGAGGTGACTGAGGACAGCGCGCTCCTCTGGGCTCGGGCGAATCGAGAGGCAATCCTGCAGGTCGAGTATGGAACCGAGGCTGATTTGGCGACTTCTCAATTCACAGAACCCATTCGGCTCTCCTCAGATCGAGATTTCACAGCCGAGATTCCCCTCAGTGAACTTCTGCCGCACACGCGATATTTCTACCGCCTTCACGTACAAGACCCGACAGCTCCTTCGCGCGCGTTCGTCAGCTCGATCGGACAATTCCTGACGGCGCCTGAGGAGGACGAGTGGGCGCCGCTCGCATTCGCTTACAGTGGGGATGCGGGTGAAGCCTATCAACCGTTCCGACTCTTCGACGCCGTCCGCGCGCAGCGTCCCGATTTCTTCCTCTTCCTCGGCGATACGATCTATGCCGATCAAGGTCCAGGCCCGGCGGCGAAGACGCTCGCGGAGTATCGCCTGAAGTATCTGGGAAATCGAAAGGACGCAGCCTTCCAACGTCTAGCGCGCGAAACGTCGTTCTACGTCATGTGGGATGATCATGAGATCGCCAACAATGCCGATCGCACGCATCCGCGTCTTCCGATAGCGCGCCAGGCATTCCTCGAATATTGGCCGATTCGCCGGGAGGGGACCGATGAGACGCGGCTCTACCGCTCGTTCCGTTGGGGACGTGCGGCTGAGATCTTCTTGCTCGATTGTCGCCAATATCGCAGTCCGCAATCGGAGCGAGATGGCCCCTCGAAGACCATGCTCGGGGCTGAGCAAAAGGCATGGTTGAAGGCGGCGCTGCTCGCCTCTCCGGCAACGTTCAAATTCATCGCCACGACTGTGCCCTTGAAGTATCATGCTCGCGATTCCTGGGAGGGCTATCGGATCGAGCGGCAGGAGATTTTAAACTTCATCCGCGCCCATCGCATCGAAAACGTGATCTTTTTGGCCGCCGACGTTCATTACGCGGCTGTATTACGTCATGCTGAGGGCGTTCTTGAGGTTATCGCTGGGCCGATTGCGCAGTTCCCTTCGCCAATTGCGTTCGTCGGGCGTCGGCCCGAGGTCGAGTTCACGGCGACGAACATGTACACCTATGCTCTTGTGCGCGTATTCCCCGATCGAGGCGAGCCGCGCGCGGAGATCTCGATCTTCAATGCCGCGGGGAAACGGTTGCACACGATGCGCGTGCCGTAA
- a CDS encoding VWA domain-containing protein: MSTTCSNDRVPHRAGDWPRRSLIFGILIGLGISFSGAFAQRPKSGEEPIVELRSDLVSFTVSVIGPKGESVPHLTREDFRVYEDGEQQQISHFATVEAPVDIVLLLDTSGSMRGELKTVQRAAMRFIERMRPQDRVAIVEFNREAVLHQDFTQERKQAIGALRNLKAGSATAFYDALAVVADELLRSASGRKVIVALTDGVDSASFYDFSEAAKRLEQAAVAVYVIELDTEAFVLEGIRRGELTLSPAQLERYRRTYRPRDLPLRYRNPFFFTEEELMEITRGLYRLARRELRELAERTGGRVYPLSRLSQLDEVYAKIQAELGTLYSIGYYPSRQERDGRWRSLRVEVTVPGARVHARSGYWAPSK; this comes from the coding sequence ATGTCAACAACTTGCTCGAACGATCGGGTGCCGCATCGTGCGGGGGATTGGCCGCGACGATCGCTGATCTTCGGAATCCTCATTGGCTTGGGGATCAGCTTTTCCGGAGCCTTCGCACAGAGACCGAAATCTGGCGAAGAACCAATCGTCGAGTTGCGCTCGGATCTCGTTTCCTTCACCGTTTCGGTCATCGGTCCAAAGGGGGAGAGCGTGCCCCATCTCACGCGCGAGGACTTCCGCGTGTACGAGGACGGAGAGCAGCAGCAGATCTCTCACTTCGCCACGGTGGAGGCACCGGTGGACATCGTCCTGCTTTTGGACACAAGTGGCAGTATGCGCGGTGAGCTGAAGACGGTTCAGCGCGCGGCGATGCGGTTCATCGAGCGGATGCGTCCGCAGGATCGGGTGGCCATCGTCGAGTTCAATCGCGAAGCGGTCCTCCATCAGGATTTCACACAGGAGCGAAAGCAAGCGATCGGCGCTTTGCGGAATTTGAAGGCGGGCTCGGCGACCGCTTTTTACGATGCCCTCGCTGTCGTCGCCGATGAGCTGCTGCGCTCAGCGTCTGGGCGGAAGGTGATCGTCGCCCTCACCGACGGCGTGGATTCGGCGAGCTTCTACGATTTCTCCGAGGCGGCGAAACGGTTGGAGCAAGCGGCTGTCGCCGTGTACGTCATCGAGCTGGATACCGAAGCGTTTGTGCTCGAAGGCATCCGGCGAGGAGAACTCACGCTCTCGCCCGCGCAGTTGGAGCGCTATCGGAGAACGTATCGTCCACGGGATCTCCCCCTTCGGTATCGGAATCCGTTTTTCTTCACCGAAGAGGAGCTGATGGAGATCACGCGCGGATTATATCGTCTGGCGCGACGGGAGTTGCGGGAGTTGGCCGAACGCACTGGCGGACGCGTCTATCCGTTGTCGCGGCTCTCGCAATTGGACGAAGTGTACGCGAAGATCCAAGCCGAGCTCGGAACGCTCTACAGCATCGGCTACTATCCGAGCCGTCAGGAGCGAGACGGCCGCTGGCGCTCATTGCGCGTGGAGGTCACCGTTCCCGGCGCTCGCGTTCATGCCCGATCCGGATATTGGGCACCTTCGAAATGA
- a CDS encoding FG-GAP-like repeat-containing protein produces MTNSTFSGNIARGGNIGGGAIVNGGELYLSFVTIAFNQATTANGGGIFNNSVGVVRIKNSIVAGNTAGGAGGNCWSQGGPILSLGGNVDNDGTCFGGAGSPNINLGPLQNNGGPTQTHALQAGSVAIGAAIDCTDAQGNSITEDQRGIPRPQPAVGACDAGAYEARQFRLTVQRIGTGSGTANSSPTGISCGLDCTEDYSEGTTVQLMATPDPGSSFAGWGGACSGVSPSTSVVLDANKTCTVLFQLSRADLRISKRASPDPVVVGQSLLYTIEVMNRGPATATNVQVEDFLPEDVQLEGVSGTGWSCSSAGNQVTCTRPSIPAQTTAPPIRVSVRAPLRMITLTNTASVRSSVPDQQLQDNQASVETPVVGPTMAFFMARFSPTGAEVSMAASSSRGVIVADPLQDHVRVFAYHKQEGLKLRQTIRVGRGPVAVAVGDVTGDEWTDAVTANFLGRSVTVVRGRGDGTFEPRARTFTIGGRPGAIGLGDFNRDGRLDLVVTYLDTGQLELWLGRGDGTFRAGRRIAVGKQPVALAIADINRDGFLDAAVADWDSSDVTVLLGKPGGALASAQEVSVGMKPTAVTASDLNGDGYVELIVVNHRESSISILQNEGNGRGTVRFRSVITVPTADAPLGVAVGRFSSTGLSLACVGANAREIWLYQLDERMIPSLKQKLTATNISAALTAGDLNEDGWLDVIALDALGELLEVWTADERGIFHKRLYR; encoded by the coding sequence GTGACGAACAGTACGTTCTCAGGGAATATAGCTAGAGGGGGCAACATTGGCGGAGGAGCCATCGTCAATGGAGGAGAATTGTACCTCAGTTTCGTGACCATCGCCTTTAACCAAGCCACCACTGCAAACGGAGGAGGGATTTTCAACAATAGCGTCGGCGTTGTGCGCATCAAGAATTCGATTGTAGCGGGAAATACCGCGGGAGGCGCTGGAGGAAACTGTTGGAGTCAAGGCGGACCGATCCTTTCCCTTGGCGGGAATGTGGATAACGATGGCACCTGCTTTGGAGGAGCGGGGAGCCCGAACATTAATCTCGGTCCCTTGCAAAATAACGGAGGGCCGACGCAGACCCACGCTTTGCAGGCGGGTAGCGTTGCAATTGGCGCAGCGATTGACTGTACCGATGCGCAAGGCAATTCGATCACTGAGGACCAGCGAGGAATTCCTCGTCCTCAACCGGCTGTTGGAGCATGCGATGCGGGGGCATACGAAGCCCGACAGTTCAGGCTCACTGTGCAAAGGATCGGCACAGGGAGCGGGACGGCAAACAGCTCTCCCACAGGGATCTCCTGCGGATTAGATTGCACTGAAGATTACAGTGAGGGCACGACCGTACAGTTGATGGCCACTCCCGATCCGGGCTCCAGCTTCGCCGGCTGGGGAGGCGCCTGTTCCGGCGTCTCGCCTTCGACCTCCGTGGTCCTCGATGCGAACAAAACATGCACGGTGCTGTTCCAGCTTAGCCGCGCGGATCTTCGCATTAGCAAGCGGGCATCGCCTGACCCGGTGGTGGTTGGACAGTCGTTGCTGTATACCATTGAGGTCATGAACAGAGGGCCTGCGACTGCCACTAACGTTCAGGTGGAGGACTTCCTCCCAGAAGACGTTCAGCTCGAGGGGGTCTCTGGAACGGGGTGGAGCTGTAGCTCTGCGGGCAATCAGGTCACTTGTACTCGTCCTTCTATACCGGCTCAAACGACGGCTCCTCCGATTCGGGTGAGCGTGCGGGCACCGTTACGAATGATCACTCTCACGAACACGGCGAGCGTGCGTTCATCAGTCCCTGACCAACAACTGCAGGATAACCAAGCGAGTGTGGAGACACCGGTCGTTGGGCCGACTATGGCGTTTTTCATGGCTCGTTTCTCTCCCACAGGGGCTGAGGTCTCGATGGCCGCTTCATCATCACGCGGGGTGATCGTAGCCGATCCGCTTCAGGATCACGTGCGAGTGTTCGCATACCACAAGCAGGAGGGATTGAAGTTGAGGCAAACGATTCGGGTGGGACGAGGACCGGTCGCCGTGGCTGTAGGAGATGTGACAGGAGATGAGTGGACGGATGCTGTCACGGCGAACTTCTTGGGACGCAGCGTGACCGTAGTGCGAGGGCGAGGAGACGGAACGTTCGAACCTCGAGCGCGGACGTTCACCATCGGGGGGAGACCTGGGGCCATAGGGCTTGGCGATTTCAATCGAGACGGGCGATTGGACCTGGTGGTGACGTATCTTGATACGGGACAGCTTGAGCTTTGGTTAGGACGAGGAGATGGGACGTTCAGGGCAGGACGCCGAATTGCCGTTGGGAAACAACCCGTGGCGTTAGCCATAGCAGATATAAACCGAGATGGATTCCTCGATGCAGCAGTAGCCGACTGGGATTCTTCTGACGTGACCGTGCTCTTGGGGAAGCCAGGTGGGGCATTGGCGTCCGCTCAAGAGGTGAGCGTGGGAATGAAACCGACAGCAGTGACAGCGAGCGATTTGAACGGAGATGGATACGTCGAGCTGATTGTGGTGAACCATCGAGAGTCAAGTATTTCGATTTTGCAGAATGAGGGGAATGGGCGTGGGACGGTACGCTTTCGATCGGTGATAACTGTGCCGACGGCCGACGCTCCGCTGGGGGTGGCCGTGGGACGCTTCTCGTCTACGGGATTGAGTTTGGCCTGCGTGGGCGCGAATGCTCGAGAGATTTGGCTGTATCAACTCGATGAACGGATGATTCCAAGTCTAAAGCAAAAGCTGACTGCAACCAATATCTCGGCTGCTCTTACGGCGGGGGATCTCA